DNA from Agarilytica rhodophyticola:
ATTTTTGGCGCGCAGGCCTTGATCATATTGATGAAAATGAAGGGGACGAAGTTGCCATCCGTTTTGATGTAGATTATGAAATTAATTCGGGAATTTTTGAGTCTGTTGAAACGGGAGTACGCTTTGCTGAGCGTGAGCAAACAACGCGTTATGCGAATTTCAATTGGCAAAATCTTTCTGAATCTTGGAATGAAGGCTTTCGTACTTTTGCCGGTCGTCAATTTGAAAATGGTGATGTTGATGCAACAGGTACTTCAACTGAGGCCCCGACTCCGGACTCTATGCCTGTTGTCTTTGATAACTTTTTCCGCGGCGACGCCGGTGGTGGTCTTACAGCGCTTTTTCCATCGACTAATTTAGTGCAAAATTATAGTGATTTTATTGCTAGCCTAAGCTCCTTTCCTTTTAACCAAGGCCCGCTAGATTTGTTTGCGCGTCCTGGTGTGATTCCTGGAACACCTTATTTACCTGCGGAAATAAATGAGGTGACTGAAGAAAATACAGCCGTCTATGTGCGTTTAAACTTCGGTGGTGGTGATGAAAACCGTTTTTCCGCTAATGTTGGATTGCGCTATGTACAGGTGGATACCACAGTAAAAGGTGGTCTAGTGTTCCCTAATCCGATTGATGAAGCTAGGTTGGAGCCGCTCACGCCAGAGCAGCGTGCATTCGCCAATGGAGCGAGTAATACCGAGGATGCCGAAAGTGATTTCTCAAAAGTATTACCAAGCTTTAATGTTAAATATGAAATTGTTGATGATTTAATTGCACGTTTTGGCTATTCAGCGGCTATTGCTTTTCCCGATTTAGGTGATTTACGATATAACTTTAATATTACTGCAGATATTGAAACAGTCGGTGATGATACTGTTCCAGATCGGCTCGAACGTTTCCAACAAATAAGCGGTAATCCCTTCTTAGAACCCATGGAAGCGGATAATCTGGATCTCTCCTTAGAATGGTATTTTGCTGAGTCTGGTTCTTTAACTGGAAGTTTTTTTTATAAGGATATTGAAAATTTCTTTTCAATTGATACCGTTAATCGTCAAGTGTCTAACAACGGTGTTACCCAAACAGTAGAAACTAGCCAACCGATTAATATCGGCCAAGCTAAGTTGCGTGGTTTTGAATTTGCTTATCAGCAGTTCTTTAAAGGCTTGCCACAAGTTTTAGATGGTTTAGGAGTGCAATTTAACTATACCTATTTAAGTGAAAGTGGTGTGCCGAACCAAAATACCAGTGCCACTGATTTAACCTCTGAAGAAGATATTAACGATATTACTGTACGTTTTGAAGGGTTGCCTTTACAAGGGCTCTCTGAGCATAGTTACAATCTTGTGGGGATCTATGAAAATCACGGTGTTTCAGCACGCTTGGCTTATAACTGGCGGGATGATTATCTGTTATCCATTAATCATGTTAACTTAAATTTGCCTGTATTTGCTGAAGATAGAGGACAATTGGATGGTTCCATCTTCTATGATATTAACGAAACTGTGGCAATAGGTTTACAGGCATCCAACTTAACTAATGAAGAAACCAACACGTTATTGCAAGTGGATCAAGAAGGTACAAAAGTTACCCGTTCTTCTTTTGTCAATGATAGACGCTTCTCTTTTATAATAAGAGCTAGCTTGTAAATTAGAGCGATGTATTGCAAGGCTTGTTAGAGCTAATTAACGCTAGTTAATTAGCTCTATAGACGCGCAAGCCCTTGTGTATTGTCTGTAGAAAATATTGAGGCTGTTTATGCATGAGAATCGTGTTAAACGCATTGTGATTGTCGGTGGTGGTACGGCCGGTTGGATGACCGCTGCCGCGTTAACACGTTTATTTGGGCAAGAATATTGCGCGATTGAGCTTTTAGAATCAGATCAAATAGGTACGGTTGGCGTCGGTGAAGCAACGCTGCCTCATTTACGTTATTTCATCCAAACTTTAGGCTTGAACGAACACGAATTTATGCGCGCTACCAATGCCAGTTATAAAACAGGTATCGAGTTTATTAATTGGGGGCGTATTGGCGAGTTTTATATTCACCCGTTCGGTGAATTCGGCCAAAGTATTAACGGTATTGACTTTCATCACTACTGGCTAAAGCTGAGGCAGCTAGGGGATGATACCAGTATCGGTGATTATTCCTTGCCTGTTGTTGCGTCAAAATATGGCCGCTTTGATTATCCCAGCAGTGATCCACGTTCTATTTTATCTACCTATTCCTACGCTTTTCATTTGGATGCCCATTTGTTTGCTCGTTATTTGCGAACTTACTGCGAAACACGGGGCTTGGTGCGTAAAGAAGGTAAAGTTAAAGAAGTTTATTTACGTCAAAGCGATGGGTTTATAAGTGCTGTTAGACTGGATAACGGTCAACATATCGAAGGTGATTTATTTATTGATTGCACAGGGTTTAACGGCCTTCTTATCGAACAACATTTAAAAACAGGTTATATCGACTGGCGTCATTGGTTACCTTGCGACAGAGCGATTGCAATGGCCACTAAAAGTCAGGGCGAGCTATTACCTTATACCAAAGCGATCGCTCATGAAGCTGGTTGGCAGTGGCGGATACCTTTGCAACATCGCACAGGAAATGGTCACATCTATAGCAGTTCATTTATGAGTGATCAACAAGCTGAATCTATACTACGTGATAATCTGGATGGCCAGGTAATTACCGAGGCTAATTATCTGCGTTTTACTACAGGCATGCGTAAACAATTTTGGAACAAAAACTGTATTGCTATCGGTTTAGCAGCAGGGTTTTTAGAGCCATTGGAGTCTACCAGTATTCATCTTATTCAATTGGCTATTATGAAGTTAATTGAGTTTTTTCCAGATAAGCGTTGTGATTCAGTATTGCGTGATGAATACAATCGTATGATGACCCTAGAATTTGAACGCTTGCGTGATTTTTTAGTACTGCATTACTGTGCTACCGAAAGAGACGATACAGAATTTTGGCGTTATTGCAAAAATATGAGCAAGCCCGATGGTTTGGATCATAAAATTAACTTGTTTCGTAAAACAGGCTATGTGTCTCCTTATACTGAAGGTTTATTTTTAAAAGCAAGTTGGTTGGCAGTTTATTTAGGGCAGGGTATTGTGCCTGAGAATTATGATCCCAGAGTGGAAGACTTTGATCTTGAAAAATTAGCGAATTATCTTGCCAGTATGCAGACACACATTGCGCAAGCTGCACAGAGTTTACCTGCCCATGCAAAGAGTATCGCTAAGCATTGCGCGACAGAAAACCATGGTAGCTACCAGCCGCCACCAGCAACACTTAATTTGTATGGTAGGCGCTAGTTATGTCTGAGCATATAGAAAACATTGTTATAGTGGGTGCAGGAGTCACTGCTTGGCTTGCTGCCTTAGCGCTTACAAAACAATTTAATGCGAATTCTTTAAACATTACCATGATAGATTGTGAGCAAAAGGAAAGCTTGCCTCTAGCGGAGTCAGGTGTTGCCGCTCTGTCTTCTTTTCATCGTAAATTTGGTATCCGTGAGCGAGAGGTGATGGTTGCTACTGAAGCGACATTTAAGTTAGCCAATGCATTTTATGGGTGGAATTTCCCCGAACAGAGCTTTTTTCATTCTCATAGCCCTTATGGTGCTATGATCCAATCCATTGAGTTTCAGCACTTTGCTGCTAAATTTAAATTAGATGGAGATAATACGCCATTTGATGCATATTCTCTTGGCGCAAGTGCAGCTAGGCTAGGTCGCTTTGCTCACCCCAAAACTAACGCTAAAGCTTTTCTTGCGCCTTATTCTTATGCTTTACATTTTGACGTACAACACTATCTCGATTATTTAAAAAGTCTAGTGCAAGCACAGGTGCGTTTAATCAAAGAGAATATCTCTGATGTTGTTGTTCGTTCAGAAGACGGCTTTATCGATGCCTTGGTAACGAGTGGTCATCAGCAAATAGAAGGTGACTTATTTATTGATTGCAGCGGCAAAAGCGGACGTTTAATCGAACAAGCTCTAGGTGTCGGTTATATGGATTGGTCGGATTATTTACCTTGTGACCGTCGTATTATTTTTAGCTCTGATGCAATAAAAAATCCTCTTCCTGCGACGAAGATGTCGTTACATAAAGATGGTTGGATGCGAATAGTTCCTTTGCGCAACCGTCAATGTTATGAATTTTACTACGATATTAACTATTTAAGTGATGGCGATGCTTTACAGTATTTGCAGCGCTATACGGCTGATAAGCCTATGCATGATGTTTTAATAC
Protein-coding regions in this window:
- a CDS encoding tryptophan halogenase family protein is translated as MHENRVKRIVIVGGGTAGWMTAAALTRLFGQEYCAIELLESDQIGTVGVGEATLPHLRYFIQTLGLNEHEFMRATNASYKTGIEFINWGRIGEFYIHPFGEFGQSINGIDFHHYWLKLRQLGDDTSIGDYSLPVVASKYGRFDYPSSDPRSILSTYSYAFHLDAHLFARYLRTYCETRGLVRKEGKVKEVYLRQSDGFISAVRLDNGQHIEGDLFIDCTGFNGLLIEQHLKTGYIDWRHWLPCDRAIAMATKSQGELLPYTKAIAHEAGWQWRIPLQHRTGNGHIYSSSFMSDQQAESILRDNLDGQVITEANYLRFTTGMRKQFWNKNCIAIGLAAGFLEPLESTSIHLIQLAIMKLIEFFPDKRCDSVLRDEYNRMMTLEFERLRDFLVLHYCATERDDTEFWRYCKNMSKPDGLDHKINLFRKTGYVSPYTEGLFLKASWLAVYLGQGIVPENYDPRVEDFDLEKLANYLASMQTHIAQAAQSLPAHAKSIAKHCATENHGSYQPPPATLNLYGRR
- a CDS encoding TonB-dependent receptor, which codes for MVIFKGDNNEITRPQFKKTLLAISISVCAHSYVFAQGSSEELGSVNALEEEVVIVTGIRGNLQNAQNIKRNSDTFVDAISAKDIGSLPDVSVLEALQRLPGISIERFASPRDSDHFSTEGSGATLRGLPQTRTSFNGRDTFSATSNRGLSFEDVSPELLGSVGVFKNQTADMIEGGISGTIDLRTRKPFDSDERVIKLSAQANYHDLVEETTPTFSGLYSDRFEFSSGAELGWLLSYADSELEFRSDGAELGLHNEIMVNGSNVFAPINAGIRTNRTERNREGLTASLQFRDADDRFEGTLEYIRSESDIAWNEFAFFSDDAQGTLDDGAIISGNTVQSGRLSTIGDGLGPQTRRNATDELVQDLSLNLKFQATDRLSIEADFQYVDAESENLDLTVFGGLVRGVDAEFNANGGSPIVDFHAPENANQSDEEYFSDPSNYFWRAGLDHIDENEGDEVAIRFDVDYEINSGIFESVETGVRFAEREQTTRYANFNWQNLSESWNEGFRTFAGRQFENGDVDATGTSTEAPTPDSMPVVFDNFFRGDAGGGLTALFPSTNLVQNYSDFIASLSSFPFNQGPLDLFARPGVIPGTPYLPAEINEVTEENTAVYVRLNFGGGDENRFSANVGLRYVQVDTTVKGGLVFPNPIDEARLEPLTPEQRAFANGASNTEDAESDFSKVLPSFNVKYEIVDDLIARFGYSAAIAFPDLGDLRYNFNITADIETVGDDTVPDRLERFQQISGNPFLEPMEADNLDLSLEWYFAESGSLTGSFFYKDIENFFSIDTVNRQVSNNGVTQTVETSQPINIGQAKLRGFEFAYQQFFKGLPQVLDGLGVQFNYTYLSESGVPNQNTSATDLTSEEDINDITVRFEGLPLQGLSEHSYNLVGIYENHGVSARLAYNWRDDYLLSINHVNLNLPVFAEDRGQLDGSIFYDINETVAIGLQASNLTNEETNTLLQVDQEGTKVTRSSFVNDRRFSFIIRASL
- a CDS encoding tryptophan halogenase family protein, whose product is MSEHIENIVIVGAGVTAWLAALALTKQFNANSLNITMIDCEQKESLPLAESGVAALSSFHRKFGIREREVMVATEATFKLANAFYGWNFPEQSFFHSHSPYGAMIQSIEFQHFAAKFKLDGDNTPFDAYSLGASAARLGRFAHPKTNAKAFLAPYSYALHFDVQHYLDYLKSLVQAQVRLIKENISDVVVRSEDGFIDALVTSGHQQIEGDLFIDCSGKSGRLIEQALGVGYMDWSDYLPCDRRIIFSSDAIKNPLPATKMSLHKDGWMRIVPLRNRQCYEFYYDINYLSDGDALQYLQRYTADKPMHDVLIQAFNIGRRERFWYKNCLALGETAGFLGSLCVSSVHTTQSAILRFLDMFPDRECSSFIAEEYNRITTEEYARILDFHTAHYDCARALHSPFWDAYHRKSLPASLAHKIHLFSQFGRFPFYERETFSSKTWISFLLGQNYWPQHYDELVPLSNHIHARQHAKKMTSVISQVAEQMPSHWEYLAQYCGDDRNSLESTHIGLKANRGMK